The sequence GTGATCGGGCTGACCAAATCCGCAGCGATCGAATACGCCAAAAAGAAGATTCGGGTCAACGCGGTCTGTCCGGCTGTGATCGATACCGACATGTTCCGCCGTGCCTACGAAGCCGATCCGCGCAAGGCCGACTTCGCCGCGGCCATGCACCCGGTCGGGCGCATCGGCACGGTGGAAGAGATCGCCGCCGCGGTGCTCTATCTCTGTAGCGACGGCGCCGCGTTCACCACAGGGCATGCGCTGGCGGTCGACGGCGGCGCAACGGCTATCTAACGCCGCCGGACCCAAAAGCGCTTCTACAAGGGCTGGGCCGAACCCGTGGGAGCGGTCTCGACCGCGAATGGGGGCGGCACCGTAGCGAAAAGATCGCGGTCAAGACCGCTCCCACCAGCGCGGCGCTGAACCCTGTAGGAGCGGTCTCGACCGCGAACGGGGGCGGCATCGTAGTAAAAGATCGCGGTCAAGACCGCTCAGACAAGCGCGGCGCTGAACCCTGTAGGAGCGGTCTCGACCGCGAAAGGGGCGGCATCGTAGTAAAAGATCGCGGTCAAGACCGCTCCTACAAGCGCGGCGCTGAACCTGTGGGAGCGGTCTCGACCGCGAAAGGGGCGGCATCGTAGTGAAAAGATCGCGGTCAAGACCGCTCCTACAAGCGCGGCGCTGAACCCTGTGGGAGCGGTCTCGACCGCGAAAGGGGCGGCATCGTAGTGAAAAGATCACTATCAAGACCGCGCCCAAACACCGGCTACTCAGAGTCTTGTTGGCCGGTTTGTCGAATCCAACCTCAGCGCCTCAGGCCCGCTTGTTAAGAATCAACAAGGTAAGCCCGCCGGCAATCAGCCCCCACAGCGCTGCCCCGATGCCGAACAGCGTCAGCCCAGACGCCGTCACCATAAAGGTGATCAGGGCGGCGTCGCGCTCATTGGGCTGCTGCATGGCCTGGGTCAGGCCCGAACTGATCGAGCCGAGCAAGGCCAGGGCGGCGATGGACAACACCAGCGCCGCTGGAAACGAGGCGAACAACGCAGCGAGCGTGGCGCCGAATATGCCGGCGATACCGTAGAAAACCCCGCACCAGACGGCGGCGGTGTAACGTCGGGTCGGGTCCGGGTGCGCCTCCGGTCCGCTGCAGATGGCCATGGTGATCGCCGCCAGATGAATACCGTGGGAGCCGAACGGAGCCAGCAGCACCGAGGCGATTCCGGTAACCGAAATCAATGGCGAGGCCGGAACCTGATAGCCCTCGGCGCGAAGTACGGCCAGGCCGGGCATGTTCTGTGACGCCATGGCGATTACGAATAGCGGAATGCCGATGCTGAAGATCGCAGCGATCGACAGCGACGGCGTGGTCCAGACCGGCACCGCTATCTGCAGGCTCAGCTGGCGGAAGTCCAGCAGACCCAAGGCCGCCGACAACGCGCAGCCGACCAGTAGCGCCGACAGCACCGCATAACGGGGGGCGAGCCGTTTGGCCAGCAGATAGCTGAAGAACATCGCCAGTACCAGTAGCGGCTGAACCTTGACGGCACGAAAGATCTCGCTGCCGATGTTGAACAGCACGCCCGCCAGCAACGCCGCGGCCAGCGAGGCGGGCACCTTTCGCATCAGCCGCTCGAAGCTGCCGGTCAGGCCGCAGAGCGCGATCAACAGCGAGGCGAAGATAAAGGCGCCGATCGCTTCAGCGTAGGGAACGCCGGGCAGGCTGCTGATCAGCAGCGCCGCACCGGGGGTCGACCAGGCGATGACCACCGGCGTGCGGTAGCGCATCGACAACCCGATGCTGCAAATCGCCATGCCGATGGACAGCGCCCAGATCCAGGAAGAAATCTGCGCGCTGCTGAGCCCGGCCGCTTGCCCAGCCTGAAACATCAGCACTAGCGAACTGGTGTAGCCGGTGAGCATGGCTATAAAGCCCGCCACGATGGTGGATACCGAACTGTCGGCGAATGGGCGGGCTAACGAACGGGGGGCGGCCGGCATGGAGTGTCCTGTGGGTTGTTCGACGGCCTAGCCTAGGGGGCTCGGCCGGGCGCGTCACGGTACAGTGGGCGGGAAGATGAGTGTTACAGCGGGAGTCGGTAAGTCGCGATCGTTCACACCGCCCCTTTCGCGGTCGAGACCGCTCCCATGGGTTCGGCGTGGCCCTTGTAGGAGCGGTCTTGACCGCGATCTTTTACTGCGGTGTCGCTCCCTTTCGCGGTCGAGACCGCTCCCACGAATTCGGCGTGGCCCTTGTAGGAGCGGTCTGACCGCGATCGTTCACTCCGGTGCCGCCCCCTTCGCGGTCGAGACCGCTCCCACGGGTTCGGCGTGGCCCTTGTAGGAGCGGTCTTGACCGGTCTTTTTACTCCGTGGCGTCATCACCATCCAAGCTGTCCAGCCTCCAGCCTCCAGCCTCCAGCCTCCAGCCTCCAGCCTCCAGCCTCCAGCCCGATTCCAACCTCGCCTTCGAAGCTGGCACCGATGTTGCTATTACTCCTGTGCGCGCTGCGAGGCGTCAAGAAAACCGCAGCTGTTGGAGGAATGATGAGTCAGGGTATCGAATTCAATCGCTTGATGCTGGAAATGCGGGCCATGCAGACCGATGCAATGGCGCGCTCCAAGCCGGTGACCGCAGCCCCGGAGGTTGGCGCGCCGAGCTTTTCCGACATGCTCGGCCAGGCGGTCAACAAAGTGAACGAAACCCAGCAGGCTTCCAATCAAATCGCCACCGCTTTCGAGATGGGCCAGGGTGGCGTCGATCTGACCGAAGTGATGATCGCCTCGCAGAAGGCCAGTATTTCTTTCCAGGCCATGACCCAGGTGCGTAACAAGCTGGTCCAGGCGTATCAAGACATCATGCAGATGCCGGTTTAAGGCAGGGTTGAATAATGGCTGAAGCGCTTAGCAAAGTACCCGTGCCGGTCGATTCGGATGCGCCGAAGAAGCCGCTCCTGGGCCTGTCGTTCCTGGAAAACCTCTCCGAAATGTCGATGCTGCGGCAGATCGGTCTGCTGGTCGGGCTGGCTGCGAGCGTGGCCATTGGCTTTGCCGTGGTGCTCTGGTCGCAGCAGCCGGACTATCGTCCGCTGCTTGGCAGCCTCGCTGGGATGGACGCCAACCAGGTGATGGAGACCCTCGCCGCCGCGGACATTTCCTATACCGTCGAGCCCAATTCCGGCGCCTTGCTGGTCAAGGCCGACGATCTTGCCCGTGCGCGGCTGAAACTGGCCAGCGCCGGTATTGCGCCGACCGACAGCAACATCGGCTTCGAGATTCTCGACAAGGATCAGGGCCTCGGCACCAGCCAGTTCATGGAAGCGACCCGCTATCGCCGCGGTCTCGAAGGTGAGCTGGGGCGCACCATTTCCAGCCTGAACAACGTCAAGGGCGCTCGCGTGCATCTGGCGATTCCAAAAAGCTCGGTGTTCGTGCGGGACGAGCGCAAGCCCAGCGCGTCGGTACTGGTAGAGCTGTATCCGGGCCGCAGCCTCGAGCCGAGCCAGGTGATGGCGATCATCAACCTGGTCGCCACCAGCGTGCCCGAGCTGACCAAGTCGCAGATCACCGTGGTCGACCAGAAAGGCAACCTGCTGTCCGATCAGCAGGAACTGACCGAGCTGAGCATGGCCGGCAAGCAGTTCGACTACAGCCGGCGTATGGAAAGCCTCTACACCCAACGCGTGCACAATATTTTGCAGCCGGTGCTGGGCAGCGGTCGCTACAAGGCGGAGGTATCGGCCGACGTCGATTTCAGCGCCGTGGAGTCCACCTCGGAAACCTTCAATCCTGATCAACCGGCGCTACGCAGCGAGCAGAGTGTCAGCGAACAGCGCCAGAGCAGCCTCGGGCCGCAGGGCGTTCCGGGTGCGCTGAGCAACCAGCCTCCGGGCCCGGCAACCGCGCCGGAAAATGCAAAAGCCGGGCAAGCCGCTGCTGCTGGTGCCGTGGCGCCGGGGCAACCGCTGCTGGACGCCAACGGTCAGCAAATCATGGATCCGGCGACTGGCCAGCCGATGCTGGCGCCTTTCCCGGCGGACAAGCGTGAGCAGGCGACTCGCAACTACGAACTGGATCGTTCGATCAGCCACACCAAACAACAGCTGGGTCGCCTGCGCCGCCTGTCGGTGGCCGTGGTGCTCGACGATCAGGTGACGGTTTCGGCGGATGGCCAGACCACGCGAGTACCGCGTAGCGCCGAAGAATTGGCGCGCTTCACTCGCCTGGTGCAGGACGCTGTCGGTTTCGACGCCAGCCGTGGCGACAGCGTCAGCGTGATCAACGCGCCGTTCGCTACCGATTCGCTGGACGATGCGTTCGTCGATATCCCGTTCTACTCGCAACCCTGGTTCTGGGATATCGTCAAACAGGTACTCGGGGTGCTGTTCATTCTGGTGCTGGTGTTCGGTGTGCTGCGGCCTGTACTGAACAACCTGACCAATGCCGGCAAGGGCAAGGAGCTGCAACCGGTCGGTGATGCCGAGCTGGGCGACATGGACGGCGTGGATGGTGGGCTGGCCAGTGATCGGGTCAGCCTGAGCGGGCCGCAGAGCATTCTGCTGCCGAGCCCGACCGAGGGATACGATGCGCAATTGAATGCCATCAAGAATCTGGTAGCAGAAGATCCGGGCCGGGTGGCTCAGGTCGTCAAAGATTGGATCAACGCAGATGAGTGATGCTCGAGTTCCCGCCAACAAGCTGAACAAGGTCGACAAGGCCGCGATTCTCTTGCTTTCGCTGGGTGAAGCCGATGCCGCGCAGGTCCTGCGTCATTTGGGACCCAAGGAGGTCCAGAAGGTCGGGACGGCGATGGCGCAGATGCGCAACGTGCAGAAGACCCAGATCGAGCAGGTGATGAGCGAGTTCGTCGAGACGGTTGGCGACCAGACAGGCCTTGGCGTGGGCTCCGATGGCTATATTCGCAAGATGCTCACCCAGGCACTGGGCGAAGACAAGGCGGGCGGGCTGATCGACCGCATCCTGCTGGGCGGCAACACCAGCGGGCTGGATAGCCTCAAGTGGATGGAACCGCGCGCCGTGGCCGACGTGATCCGTTATGAGCACCCGCAGATCCAGGCGATCGTGGTCGCCTATCTCGATCCCGACCAGGCGGGCGAAGTGCTGTCGCATTTCGACCACAAGGTGCGGCTCGATATCGTCTTGCGCGTATCGTCGCTCAATACCGTGCAACCGGCGGCGCTCAAGGAGCTGAACCTGATCTTAGAGAAGCAGTTCTCTGGCAATGCCAACACCACGCGCGCGACGCTGGGTGGCGTCAAGCGTGCGGCGGACATCATGAACTTCCTCGACAGCTCGGTCGAAGGTCAGCTGATGGACGCCATCCGCGATGTGGACGAGGACCTGTCCTCGCAGATCGAGGACCTGATGTTCGTCTTCGACAACCTGGCCGATGTCGACGATCGGGGCATCCAGGTGCTGCTGCGTGAAGTATCCTCCGACGTCCTGGTGCTGGCGCTCAAGGGCGCCGATGAAGCTATCAAGGAAAAGATCTTCAAGAACATGTCCAAGCGTGCCGGCGAGTTGCTGCGCGACGACCTCGAAGCCAAGGGGCCGGTGCGGGTCAGCGAAGTCGAAGGCGCCCAGAAAGAAATCCTTACCATCGCCCGCCGCATGGCCGAAGCCGGAGAAATCGTGCTCGGTGGCAAGGGCGGCGAAGAAATGGTCTAGCAAGGCACTGAGAGCGAATGTCCAAGGAAAACCCAAGCGATGTGATCCGCGCGAAGGACGTCAACGTTTTCGACCGCTGGGCCTTGCCGAGTTTCGATCCGCATGGTGTCGAGCTACCGGAACCAGAGGCTGCGCACGAGCCTGCCGCCGAGCAGGAACTGTCGCGCAGCGAGGATGTTCCGGTTGAAGAAGTCAAACCGCTGACGCTCGACGAACTCGAAGCGATTCGCCAGGAAGCCTATAACGAAGGTTTCAGCACCGGTGAGAAGGACGGCTTTCATGCCGGCCAGCTCAAGGCCCGTCAGGAAGCCGATGCGACGTTGGCGCCCAAGCTTGCCAGCCTCGAAAAGCTGATGACGCAGTTGCTCGAACCCATCGCCGATCAGGATCGCAACATCGAGCACGCCATGGTCACCTTGGTCGGCCAGCTGGCGCGGGAGGTGATCCAGCGTGACCTGTTGATCGACTCCAGCCAGATTCGCCAGGTGCTGCGCGACGCGCTCAAGTTGCTTCCCATGGGCGCCAGCAACGTGCGTATTCATATCAATCCGCAGGATTTCGAGATGGTCAAGGCGCTGCGTGAGCGGCACGAAGAAACCTGGAAAATCATCGAGGACAGTGACCTGATGCCAGGGGGCTGTCGGATCGAGACCGAGCAAAGTCGGATTGACGCGAGCGTCGAGACACGTCTGGGCCAGGCCATCAGCCAGCTGTTCGAGCAGCAGCGGGAGAACGCCACCAGCCCACCCGAAGCTGATCTGCATCTAGATCTGGACACCCCCGATGCGCCTTGATCGAACCAGTTTCGCCAAACGCTTCGAAACCTATGGCGAGGCGATCAAGCTACCCAGCCAACCGATCCTCGAGGGTCGGTTGTTGCGTATGGTCGGACTGACACTGGAAGCCGAAGGGCTGCGCGCCGCAGTCGGCAGCCGTTGCCTGGTAATCAACGAAGACAGTTACCACCCGACCCAGGTCGAAGCCGAGGTCATGGGCTTCGCCAGCGGCAAGCTCTACCTGATGCCGGTCGGCAGCCTGGCCGGTATCGCCCCGGGGGCGCGTGTCGTGCCGCTGGCCAATACCGGACGCCTGCCGATGGGTACCTCGATGCTTGGACGGGTGCTCGACGGTGCCGGTCGCGCGCTGGATGGCAAGGGCGGGATGAAGGCCGAGGACTGGGTGCCGATGGACGGCCCGCTGATCAACCCGCTCAAGCGGCACCCGATCAGCGAGCCGCTCGACGTCGGCATCCGCAGCATCAACGGGCTGCTTACCGTCGGCCGCGGCCAGCGCCTCGGCCTGTTCGCCGGTACCGGTGTCGGTAAGTCGGTGTTGCTCGGCATGATGACGCGTTTCACCGAGGCCGACATCATCGTGGTCGGGCTAATCGGTGAGCGGGGCCGCGAGGTCAAGGAATTCATCGAGAACATCCTTACCGAAGAAAGCATCAAGCGCTCGGTCGTGGTTGCCTCGCCAGCCGACGATGCGCCGCTGATGCGCTTGCGTGCGGCGATGTATTGCACCCGCATCGCCGAGTATTTCCGCGACAAGGGCAAGAACGTCCTGCTCTTGATGGATTCGCTGACCCGCTTCGCCCAAGCCCAGCGTGAGATTGCCCTGGCCATCGGCGAGCCGCCAGCGACCAAGGGCTATCCGCCTTCGGTGTTCGCCAAGCTGCCAAGCTTGGTGGAGCGCGCCGGCAACGCGGAGGCGGGTGGCGGATCGATCACCGCGTTCTATACGGTGTTGTCCGAGGGGGACGATCAACAGGATCCGATCGCCGATGCTGCGCGTGGTGTGCTTGATGGGCACTTCGTGCTGTCTCGCCGCCTGGCTGAGGAGGGGCACTATCCAGCCATCGACATCGAGGCTTCCATCAGCCGGGTCATGCCACAGGTGGTCAGTGCCGAACATATGCGCAATGCCCAGCGCTTCAAACAGCTCTGGTCGCGCTTTCAACAGAGTCGCGACCTGATCAGCGTCGGTGCCTATGTACCCGGTGGCGATCCGGAGACCGACCTGGCCATCGCCCGTCAGGCGGAGATGGTGCGCTACCTGCGTCAGAGCCTGGACGAGGCCGAGCACCTGCCACAGAGCGAGGCCTTGCTGGCCGGTGTGTTCAACCCCAGGGCGGCGAGCTAACCCTTGCCGAGCAGTCGCGCTGCACGTCTGGCGCCGGTGATCGACCTGGCCGAGCGTGCCGAACGTGAATCCGCCAAGCTCTTCGGCCAGGGTCAAGCGCAGCTGTCCCAGGCCGAGGGCAAGCTCGGTGAGCTGCGCCAGTATTTCGCCGACTACCAGCAGCAATGGCTGAGCCAGGGCAGCCAGGGGGTGTCTGGTCAATGGCTGATGAACTACCAGCGTTTCCTTTCCCAGCTCGAGTCGGCGATCGCCCAGCAGCAACGCAGCGTCGATTGGCACCGCAACAATCTCGACAAGCTGCGCGAGCAATGGCAACAGCGGCGTGCGCGGCTCGATGGTTTGCGCAAACTGGTCGAACGCTATCTCCAGGAGGCACGAACGGCTGCCGACAAGCGCGAGCAAAAGATCCTCGATGAATTTTCCCAACGCCTGGCCGGTCGACCCAAACAGGATTGAAGCTTGCTGAGCCGTGCTTTGGGTGCTAAATCTTCATTAGCTCGCTTGCTATGGTGCGGCTGATCACTCAAAGCGCAGAAGCCGCGAGCTAGGCGCCTCACGCGATTCGGCAAAGTCCCTTCAGCCAGTACGGCAACCACGTCATTCGGTTTGGATCAGGAGTGCTACATGACCATCAGTTCACAGCTATCGGCAGATGGACAAGAGCTGACGATTACCATCCAGGGGCGCTTCGATTTCAACACCCATCAGGCCTTTCGCGATGCGTACCAAGGCGCAGGCAGCTCGCCTCGGCGGTATGTGGTCGACCTCAGCGGGGCGACCTACCTGGACAGCTCCGCCCTGGGCATGTTGCTGTTGCTGCGTGATCACGGAGGCAGTGACAAGGCCGACATACGCCTGATCAATTGCAGTCCCGACGTACGAAAGGTGCTTTCGATCTCGAATTTCGAACAATTGTTCGCGATCGCCTGATGCCTGGTCGGCTCTCCATACTCATCGCCGAGGATGGTGCGGCCGACCGCATGCTGTTGGCCGCCATCGTCGGGCGGCAGGGGCATCGGGTGACCACTGCGGCCAACGGTGCCGAAGCGGTACGGCAATTCGAGCTCGAGCGGCCCCAGTTGGTGTTGATGGATGCCCTGATGCCGGTCATGGACGGCTTCGAGGCCGCGCGGCGAATCAAGGGACTGGCTGGCAACGAGCTGGTGCCGATCATCTTTCTCACTTCGCTGACTGAGAACGAGGCGCTGGTACGCTGCCTTGAAGCCGGCGGCGACGACTTCATCGCCAAACCATACAACCCGATCATTCTCGAAGCGAAGATTCAAGCCATGCACCGCTTGCGCCGGTTGCAGGCCACGGTTCTGGAACAGCGCGATCTGATCGCACGACGCAATCTGCAATTGCTCGACGAGCAGCGCGCGGCCAAGAGTATTTTCGACAAGGTGGCACATGCGGGCTGCCTGGATGCACCCAACATCCGCTACCGCCAGTCGCCCCGGGCGCTATTCAACGGTGATCTGCTGCTCGCCGCCGAGGCGCCTGCCGGTCGCATGTTCGTGCTGCTGGGCGATTTCACCGGCCATGGGCTTCCCGCGGCGATCGGCGCGATGCCGCTGGCCGAGACCTTCTATGGAATGACCGCCAAGGGCTATACGAGCAACGAGATCCTGCGTGAGATCAATGCCAAGCTGAAGTTCATCCTGCCGGTCGAGATGTTCTGCTGCGCGGCCTTGCTGGATATCAATCTCAGGCAGGGCGTGTTGCGGGTATGGAACGGAGGGTTGCCGGACGGCTATCTGCTCAAGGGCGCGGCCGGTCGCCGAGTGGCGTTGCCTTCCAGGCATTTGCCGCTCGGGATACTCGAGGCGTCCGCATTCGACGATGGCTTCGAAACCTTTCCACTGGCCATTGGCGATCGGCTGCTGCTCCTGTCGGACGGGATTCTCGAAAGCTCCAACGCCGATGACGAGCTGTTCGGCGAGCAACGGTTGCTGGCGCTGCTGGATGCCAACGACGACCCGTCGATGCTGTTCGACGAAGTGCAGCAGGCGCTACTCGCGTTCAACGGTCAAATGCTTGACGATTCGAGCCTTGTCGAAGTGTCCATGGTCGGGGACACGGCGTCGGGCTGGCATTCACAGCCGGACGCCCGCTCGCCAGGCACGGGTTCGCAGCGGCCGAGGGACTGGTCGGTCGGTTTCGATCTGCGTCCGAGCAGTCTGCGTACCGCCAATCCCTTGCCGATGACCATGCAGCTGCTGCTGCAGATCGCTCCTCTGCGTCACCGGGCCGGGACCATTTACGCCGTATTGACCGAGCTTTACGCCAATGCCCTCGAGCACGGCGTGCTGTTGCTCGATTCAGCCTGGAAATGCGATGCCGAAGGCTTCTCCCTGTATTACCAGGAACGTCAGCGGCGGCTCGATGCGCTCGACGAAGGCTTCGTTTCCATCGATCTGAGCGTCAAGTCGGAAGGGGAGGCGGGGCATCTGCGCATCGGTGTGCGCGACAGCGGCCCCGGGTTTGACGTGCAGCGGACGCTGGACAAGCAGTATTGCGCCGAATGCCTGGGCGGGCGGGGCCTGCGCATGATTCGGCAGATGAGCGATCGCTTTTACTGGCAGCCGGACGGCAAGCTTCTGAACGTGGAGTTCCATTGGGCCGGTCGTGCATAATCGGCCCACTTTCCAGCCAGGAGCCGACCCGTGGTCGACCACCTCGACAACCGCGTGCTGATGACCCTTCAGGACGTCATGGAGGGCGAATACCCGGTACTGCTGGATACCTTTCTCACGGATTCGGAGGAACGGCTACGCCTGTTGCAGAACGGCTGTATGCGCGGTGACGCGGAGGATCTGCGCCAGGCTGCGCACAGCTTCAAAGGCAGTTGCAGCAACATGGGCGCTGCGTTGCTGGCGGAACTTTGTCGCCAGTTGGAGGACATCGCCCGGTTGGGGAGGCTCGCTGACGCCCCCGAACTGATCGAGCGTATCGAGCGTGAGTTCGCCATCGTCCGGATTCTCTGCCGGGCGGAACGCCAGCGCTACGGCGGGCCGGGCTGATTTTCTGACTCTACTGCATGTCACGACAGGCCAGCCGGATGGCGTGCCCGCTCGGATCCTAGCCAGATGGCCCGTTGTTTGCTTAAGCAAGCACACGTCATAACCCTGAGCGGAAAGATCCATGGCCGTTTCCCCCGATCTATTGCTTAACATCAAGGCGCCCGCCGCTGCCTCCAAGGCCGCCAACGCATCCAGCAAGTCCGCCTCTCAGCCCAGCAGGGACGAGGCTTCCAGCTTCGCCAACGTTTACGCCAAGGAGCGTCAGGCCAAACCCGCTGAGCGTCAGGATGGCGCGGCAAAGCCCGCCGCTGGCAAGAAGACTGGCGAACAACCGAGTCAGGAAACCGCCAAGGCCGACGGCAATGAACAGCCACCGGTGGCGGAGACCGGCAACGCGCTGCCAACCGAAGCCGAGCCGACCGACGACGAAGTGCTCGGCGACGAGATCGAACTCGACCCGCTGCTGCTGTTCGGCATGGGCGGGCAGGCGCCGAACGACGCGCCCTTGCCGGAAACGCCGATGCCTACAGGCAGCGATTTCGTCGTAGGCCTGGTCCAGCTACCGACAAGCGTTTCGGACGGTGAAGCAGAACCGGCGTCGGCCGGGCAGGGCTCGGCCGATATACGGCCCGCGACTCAGAACAACCCGTTGTCCGCCCTTGCCGGGGTGGAAGAGACCGCCACGGACACCCAGGAAGCGCTACCAGCGGCCTTGCTCGCCGGCGAGGTGTCGACCGACGAATCCGAGGAGCCATCCCTGGAGGAAGCGTTCGGTGAGTTGCTCGACAAGCTGGATGCGCCGAAAGAGAGCCGCAGCGGTGGCCCCGACCTGCCGGTCAACCGGCTGAATCCGTTGGCTGAGGCGATCACCCAGCAGCAACAGACCCAGCAGGTGCAGCGACCGGTCATGGTGCCCGGGCAACCGGTGCAGATGCAGCAATCCGGTTGGAGCGAGGCGGTGGTCGACCGGGTGATGTGGCTGTCCAGCCAGAACCTCAAATCTGCCGAGATCCAGCTCGATCCGGCTGAACTGGGCCGCATGGAAGTCCGCATCGATATGCACAAGGACCAGACCCAGGTGACCTTCGTCAGCCCTCATGCCGGGGTGCGTGACGCGC comes from Stutzerimonas stutzeri and encodes:
- a CDS encoding benzoate/H(+) symporter BenE family transporter yields the protein MPAAPRSLARPFADSSVSTIVAGFIAMLTGYTSSLVLMFQAGQAAGLSSAQISSWIWALSIGMAICSIGLSMRYRTPVVIAWSTPGAALLISSLPGVPYAEAIGAFIFASLLIALCGLTGSFERLMRKVPASLAAALLAGVLFNIGSEIFRAVKVQPLLVLAMFFSYLLAKRLAPRYAVLSALLVGCALSAALGLLDFRQLSLQIAVPVWTTPSLSIAAIFSIGIPLFVIAMASQNMPGLAVLRAEGYQVPASPLISVTGIASVLLAPFGSHGIHLAAITMAICSGPEAHPDPTRRYTAAVWCGVFYGIAGIFGATLAALFASFPAALVLSIAALALLGSISSGLTQAMQQPNERDAALITFMVTASGLTLFGIGAALWGLIAGGLTLLILNKRA
- the fliE gene encoding flagellar hook-basal body complex protein FliE; the protein is MSQGIEFNRLMLEMRAMQTDAMARSKPVTAAPEVGAPSFSDMLGQAVNKVNETQQASNQIATAFEMGQGGVDLTEVMIASQKASISFQAMTQVRNKLVQAYQDIMQMPV
- the fliF gene encoding flagellar basal-body MS-ring/collar protein FliF; the encoded protein is MAEALSKVPVPVDSDAPKKPLLGLSFLENLSEMSMLRQIGLLVGLAASVAIGFAVVLWSQQPDYRPLLGSLAGMDANQVMETLAAADISYTVEPNSGALLVKADDLARARLKLASAGIAPTDSNIGFEILDKDQGLGTSQFMEATRYRRGLEGELGRTISSLNNVKGARVHLAIPKSSVFVRDERKPSASVLVELYPGRSLEPSQVMAIINLVATSVPELTKSQITVVDQKGNLLSDQQELTELSMAGKQFDYSRRMESLYTQRVHNILQPVLGSGRYKAEVSADVDFSAVESTSETFNPDQPALRSEQSVSEQRQSSLGPQGVPGALSNQPPGPATAPENAKAGQAAAAGAVAPGQPLLDANGQQIMDPATGQPMLAPFPADKREQATRNYELDRSISHTKQQLGRLRRLSVAVVLDDQVTVSADGQTTRVPRSAEELARFTRLVQDAVGFDASRGDSVSVINAPFATDSLDDAFVDIPFYSQPWFWDIVKQVLGVLFILVLVFGVLRPVLNNLTNAGKGKELQPVGDAELGDMDGVDGGLASDRVSLSGPQSILLPSPTEGYDAQLNAIKNLVAEDPGRVAQVVKDWINADE
- the fliG gene encoding flagellar motor switch protein FliG; translation: MSDARVPANKLNKVDKAAILLLSLGEADAAQVLRHLGPKEVQKVGTAMAQMRNVQKTQIEQVMSEFVETVGDQTGLGVGSDGYIRKMLTQALGEDKAGGLIDRILLGGNTSGLDSLKWMEPRAVADVIRYEHPQIQAIVVAYLDPDQAGEVLSHFDHKVRLDIVLRVSSLNTVQPAALKELNLILEKQFSGNANTTRATLGGVKRAADIMNFLDSSVEGQLMDAIRDVDEDLSSQIEDLMFVFDNLADVDDRGIQVLLREVSSDVLVLALKGADEAIKEKIFKNMSKRAGELLRDDLEAKGPVRVSEVEGAQKEILTIARRMAEAGEIVLGGKGGEEMV
- the fliH gene encoding flagellar assembly protein FliH, producing the protein MSKENPSDVIRAKDVNVFDRWALPSFDPHGVELPEPEAAHEPAAEQELSRSEDVPVEEVKPLTLDELEAIRQEAYNEGFSTGEKDGFHAGQLKARQEADATLAPKLASLEKLMTQLLEPIADQDRNIEHAMVTLVGQLAREVIQRDLLIDSSQIRQVLRDALKLLPMGASNVRIHINPQDFEMVKALRERHEETWKIIEDSDLMPGGCRIETEQSRIDASVETRLGQAISQLFEQQRENATSPPEADLHLDLDTPDAP
- the fliI gene encoding flagellar protein export ATPase FliI, with translation MRLDRTSFAKRFETYGEAIKLPSQPILEGRLLRMVGLTLEAEGLRAAVGSRCLVINEDSYHPTQVEAEVMGFASGKLYLMPVGSLAGIAPGARVVPLANTGRLPMGTSMLGRVLDGAGRALDGKGGMKAEDWVPMDGPLINPLKRHPISEPLDVGIRSINGLLTVGRGQRLGLFAGTGVGKSVLLGMMTRFTEADIIVVGLIGERGREVKEFIENILTEESIKRSVVVASPADDAPLMRLRAAMYCTRIAEYFRDKGKNVLLLMDSLTRFAQAQREIALAIGEPPATKGYPPSVFAKLPSLVERAGNAEAGGGSITAFYTVLSEGDDQQDPIADAARGVLDGHFVLSRRLAEEGHYPAIDIEASISRVMPQVVSAEHMRNAQRFKQLWSRFQQSRDLISVGAYVPGGDPETDLAIARQAEMVRYLRQSLDEAEHLPQSEALLAGVFNPRAAS
- the fliJ gene encoding flagellar export protein FliJ, which gives rise to MPSSRAARLAPVIDLAERAERESAKLFGQGQAQLSQAEGKLGELRQYFADYQQQWLSQGSQGVSGQWLMNYQRFLSQLESAIAQQQRSVDWHRNNLDKLREQWQQRRARLDGLRKLVERYLQEARTAADKREQKILDEFSQRLAGRPKQD
- a CDS encoding STAS domain-containing protein; this encodes MTISSQLSADGQELTITIQGRFDFNTHQAFRDAYQGAGSSPRRYVVDLSGATYLDSSALGMLLLLRDHGGSDKADIRLINCSPDVRKVLSISNFEQLFAIA
- a CDS encoding ATP-binding SpoIIE family protein phosphatase is translated as MPGRLSILIAEDGAADRMLLAAIVGRQGHRVTTAANGAEAVRQFELERPQLVLMDALMPVMDGFEAARRIKGLAGNELVPIIFLTSLTENEALVRCLEAGGDDFIAKPYNPIILEAKIQAMHRLRRLQATVLEQRDLIARRNLQLLDEQRAAKSIFDKVAHAGCLDAPNIRYRQSPRALFNGDLLLAAEAPAGRMFVLLGDFTGHGLPAAIGAMPLAETFYGMTAKGYTSNEILREINAKLKFILPVEMFCCAALLDINLRQGVLRVWNGGLPDGYLLKGAAGRRVALPSRHLPLGILEASAFDDGFETFPLAIGDRLLLLSDGILESSNADDELFGEQRLLALLDANDDPSMLFDEVQQALLAFNGQMLDDSSLVEVSMVGDTASGWHSQPDARSPGTGSQRPRDWSVGFDLRPSSLRTANPLPMTMQLLLQIAPLRHRAGTIYAVLTELYANALEHGVLLLDSAWKCDAEGFSLYYQERQRRLDALDEGFVSIDLSVKSEGEAGHLRIGVRDSGPGFDVQRTLDKQYCAECLGGRGLRMIRQMSDRFYWQPDGKLLNVEFHWAGRA
- a CDS encoding Hpt domain-containing protein produces the protein MTLQDVMEGEYPVLLDTFLTDSEERLRLLQNGCMRGDAEDLRQAAHSFKGSCSNMGAALLAELCRQLEDIARLGRLADAPELIERIEREFAIVRILCRAERQRYGGPG